caaatatttgcaataacACACAATGGGtacattaatattattttgtaagaaacattcatttaaaaattgcgACACATTtcatatgttttattttgattctTTGCTCTAacactaaaaactaaaaaaaaaaatccacaACGCGCTACTTTcaagaaacagcagcaactacaagGCATCGATACACACTGGTCGCCAGTGTTGGGCATCGATTCTGTTATCGATCCTTTGGTAACAGATTCAATGAACGCTTTTTAgctaattgattttaataattaacaaatttcaaCAGCCCGTACACTAAtgataatttcaatttcagtatTTGTTAAACAGCGTCTTCCAGAAGAGACGCGCCGGCAACATGGTGTCCCGTTTGATGCAACTCGGATGCGTAAGCCTGAAATTATGCAGAGTGAAAACGTTTAAATTGATATTTGaattcattatttttgtttttgtcgctTACTGAAAGCGCGCCCGGCGCAAGCGCTCCAAGTAGCCCTCAGTGGGCACGGCTGGCAGAAATATCTTGCGCACAAGCCGCGGCATTtgcggcaacagctgccgcgTCAATTTTAAGTGTGCATTGGCCGCACTCGCCACCTCAAAGATGCACTCCTCGACGCCCTTGTCATCACGCTGGCTGCGCAGGATGCGCTCTTGACTGACGCCATGCCGCACCAGCACCTCGAGCGGCACACAAACCGCTTGCTGGCGTCCGGCATGCGGTATGGCACGCAACAGCATCGAAATGCCCTGTGCCTTGCCCAAATGCGAGGCAGCATGATCCACCTGTATATCGTGTATGCCgctcagctgcaccagcagaTGCAGCAGCGATGAGCAGGTCTGATCTGCATAGTCCTCCAGCTCGCGTATCGTCTCGAATGCTTGATTGGGAGCACGCTCGCGTGCGGTAACCAGACGGCGTAAATATAGCTTGTTCAGCTTGGTTGTGCCCACCGTGCGTCGCAGTTCGCGCAGCACGGGCTGATCCTTGACATAGGAACTACTTGACTTTGGCTCGAAGCACTTGTCTATGGAATCGTACCAAAACTTAAGCCGCAATTTAGCTATTTGTGGCTCACTCAGCTGCAAGCACTCAATTACGTTTATATACTGTGTGTACTGTGCGTCATATTTTGTCCACTTACCTGGGCGCCCACGGCGCGGGAGACCTCCACATTGAAGGCACGAAGAGCAAATGCCGCGGGACGTAGCTCCTTTGGCAGTAGCAGAGTGGTCAAATAGTTCTCATAATCGAATTTTCTGTACCAATTTTATGTAGAATTGTTAAGTAGTGTGGCAGGGAATGCGCCATGTGGCTCTACTTACTCCACCAGGCCCATGCAATATTTGGCACCAAATTTATCTTCTCTGCTGACCGCttctgttgtttgtgttgttgtggccttaggctgctgttgctgttgttttcgcGGCTCCTTTTGTGGCTTGTGGACGTGGGAGCTAGCGCCACTGCTGCTTGCGTGCCTGGACACAATTTGGGTGACAAATAATTGTCCATTGCTATTTTGTAACAGCCGCcgcatttgttatttattttcacttaacagAGCTGCTCCGCACTTAACAGAGCTGCTCCGCACTGTGGTGCTACCAGACTCGAATATGTTCGATAAATGGTTACAGTATGCTAATTGGAGACGAGGACAAACAGGAATGTTAGGTGTTGTTTACAGTAGCttaatatacaatattattGACTGGCGTTTCTggtttaaaattttaatattgttaCCGCCCgctttttatattaattattaattaatggaTAAATATTTGGCCTACAATATCAATCTGTTGAAATTGATTGATATCTGATTGATTGAAATCTGAGCTATCaaagatttaaaattttcgATAAATCGATGTATATACGTTAAGCAACCCTACAGCATAACACTCATCGCTGGTTTTCTTTTCTAGCCGCCATTCAAAAGAGTGTGTGTCAAGAGCATTttgtcataaatttaaaagaacgtgcagcaaaagttaaaaacaaacaaaacaaaacatttttagaCGGTAAGTACACAGTTCTGTTTATAGTTTACTATTCCATTGTGATTAAATCGttaataatacaaaagaaaacaacagcaacagctacctTCATGTTGACAAGcgtgtgtttgtttatttacatatgtgctttcatatttcaaaatgtgttttaaGTAATATAGACTAGCAAGTTGCAGCAAACACTCATGCTATTCTTAATATATGATAAGTATGCTCAAAATGAATTAATTCTTGTTTGACAAGCGCATGTACATTGTTGACTGCGTTGTCCGTTGGACAATAGGTAACGACATTACGTTTTAAGCATGTGTAAAAAAGTCAGTAAAGGTCGCAAGAGTACGcaatatttgcattaaatgtattttaagcaTTTCATCCGTTCGAAATGTGCgttgaaacaataaaaaacgcTAAAAAACAATGacatttaagcaaaatatcaaaattgtaGTGCAGAGTTGTCACCCAATCAAAAATTGCATGAATGTATCGTGTCGTTGGGCGTTGTGACAACTCTAGCAATTTATCGACAATTTTTAGCCCACGGTCGATATCTTCATTGCTTTTTCCTGTGCTCAGCAGATTTTCGTGTgcaccaaaataaaaaaatagaaaataaataaaaaaaaaatagaaaaaaacatATAGAATATACAAAGTGAAAACCAAGTGATAGTTAAAGTGAAcgtatatctatgtatatgcCTTGAGTCAAAACAGTACAACCACAATTTGTACGAAAGTGTTATAATATAGCTGCGAAATCCCCCAATGGGCAAAAtagtataaatacatatgagAAAAATCGCTAATCGCGAtagcaataacaaaaagagcaacaacaacaacagtgtatatatgtgtgtgtgttgtaatTGAACGGATAGCGACAGCCACACACGGGGCCcagcagtaaaaaaaaatatatatataaaatataacaatcGACGGAGTGTATTCAAATTAGAATCGTgagtcgacgacgacgacgacgacgacattCCATAACTGCGCTGCGTGGTAGCCAACACTTATTCACAACACcaaaaatgcagcagcagtacTCGGATCAGGATCAATAGCAGGCCctgcaaatacaaaaaacaaaaaaaaaaataataacaaaaaacaacaaaaacacccAAGCGAAACGAGTGGAGTGGGAGAGGAGGCCATCACGCGCCAACCAATAcggaaacagcagcaacaacaacagcaaaatgttAGCTAAATGCTAAGTTAtctacaattattatttattggcGGGTCTACActtctgtgtgtttgtgtttgtgtgtgtgtgtgtgcgtgtgtttgcaACCCAATTGGGCAGCCCGttttaatcatttttcaaGCCCAAAATGCACAACGCACGCGTCGTCATCTCCAATTAATTTAGCATGTTATAGAATTTGATGAGCGCTCTGCTCCATCTGTGGTGTCCAGTTAGCATATGTAGTTGCCATATTGTCTCAGTTACTGCAGCTAATTGCCTGCGCGcgcgtctgctgctgccgctgctgctgctgctgctgctgctggtgacgtACATGAGTATATATGTGACAGTCTGGCTAGGCTGTCCATCCATCCATTTGTTTGTCCGGCCACACTTGCCATTTACTTGCGCTACTCTGTTGTCttgtgcacatacatatgtgtgtatatattgtcTTTATTGTCGAGAAATTAACTCGAAACGCAGTTgtttttcttacttttttttttttttcttcatccTGGTCACATATTGTTTGCCCAGGGCGGGTGGCGTTGCGAGGGTGgacgtatttttttttatacccgcAAGGTTGTCTCCAGCGCCTCAATTGTATAAcacaattttgtttgtttgcgtgcatgtgtgtgtgcctgtgtgtgcgtgcgtgtgtgtgtgtgtgtgtgtgtgtgtcgtgttTATCTTTTGATATTCAATACGCTGACTTTGCAATCTCTCCTAAGTCTTTACAGTAATGTATCTTTATGGTGCACTCTCGCTTAAACTAAAACATATGTTGCTGCGACTAcagttaaattgttttaaataaaacaaacggcttattttaaaagcttttacatttttatagtcACTTTGGCTGAAATGAGTGTGTGTAAAAAATGTGTTATTCCAATTCCAGCTTAAAGGGCAGCCACATGACTAACAACTTTCCATATGCCGTTTATTGTTCCGTCTCCTTTGTGCCGCATCCGTAAACATTACGCTGGCAACGCAGCTAATCAATATCTTCCTTTTTGTGTTGCATCCGTAAACATTTCGCTGCCAGCTTAGCTGGACCTGAAAATTGTTACGTAATCatcatgtattttttatttttttggtctATTTTCTCCTTGTGTCGCATCCGTAAAGATTCCACCTATCtacattattgttatttttggagCAGCTCTCGAGATTAGCTTCagttaaaacaatttaaattgttatcaGATATCGCATTATCAGTTAACATTCCACTTCGTAGGCGGTAGAGAAAATCGCACTCTCTTTGACTCAGAGAAATTGTAGTTTTCCAATTAAGAATCGCGGAAGAGTTTTAAGGAAGAATGCTTACTCTTTCCTCACATTGAATCCTTGTCAGAATTTCCTACAATtccaaatattaaaatcactTTGAAGATGAGCTTAAACGACATACGGAGGGCATTTGAAAATCGATTTGGTGCACTATCAAAAATATTCACTGTAtgtttacacacgcacacacacacacacacacacacacagactcgaGTGTGTAGCCCCGCCAAGCAACGTTGTGGTCCAATGTTTACTAATAAATTCTTAcagagaacaacaacaacaacaagaataaggCGAAAACGTTATTTGCccacagatacacacgcacagcatAGAGCGAACATCGTCAGCATAAGAGGAGGAGGAGTCGGACTTGGAGTCGGAGTTGGTGTCGTGGTTTGGTCTCGTGTTAGTACCATAAAACCATGGTGAGTACGAATCTGGTTGTGCCTGTGGTGCTGTGGGGTCCGACAGCGCCCACGCACTGCATATCGAGCGTCTTTCTGTCGGACGATCAATGCACACTGGTCACCGGCTGCTACGATGGACAGATTTGCCTGTGGCAAGTGGAGCCAGCCACATTGAAGATGTCACCACGCTGCCTGCTCGTTGGCCACTCGGCGCCAGTGCTGTGCCTGGTGCGCGCCTCGCTGCTGCCGGAGAATAATTTTCTAGTCAGTTCATCGGAGAACGGTGAGATGTGCACCTGGGATCTGATCGATGGCAAGTGCACCGAGGCTGTCAAGCTGCCCCAGGTGCATACACAAATCCAAAGCTATCATACCGCGAACAGCGAGGATGTGCGTCTCTTCTGCATTGGCTATTATGCCGAAATTATGGTCATGGATCCGTTTAGCCTGGAGGTGATCTATGTGCTCAGCTCCAAGGTGAAGCCCGATTGGATATCTGCCATACATGTGCTGCGTCCGATGCGTCGCAAAGATGATGTTGTGCTGGCCATCACGACCACCGGCACCGTCAAGGTCTGGACATTGACAGGCAACGAGAACAAGCACGCGGAGCCCATTTATGAGAATGAGTCGAAGGAGATCCGCTGCCTGAATGCCATCACCATGAACTGTTGCGCGCAGAATCAGCGCACTGTGCTCCTGGTTTGCACCAAATACTGGCAGATCTACGATGCCGGCGACTTCACCGTACTCTGCTCGGTTATAGCCCCGGCCCGGGAACGTTGGCAGGGCGGCGATTTTATCACCTCAGATCGTGTTATGCTCTGGACGGATGAGGGCAAGGGATATTTATATAAGTTACCCGCAAATTGTATACCCGATAACAAGGAGTTCCATTCCAAGAGCGTCGTACGCGATGCACCCTATTTGTACTATGTGCTGCAGCATGCCGGCGATAAGGTGCTCTCGTGCCCGCCGGCCATGAAGCTGTTGATGGGTCAGCAGACACATTTTTTGCTGCGCGGCGACTCCGAGGGCTATATATCGGTATGGAATGTGCCGGAGGTGCCATTGGATAACATTAGCATATTGCAAGCGAAGCAAATGCCGCCTCGCATACAGAAGCCGCATGTCTGCACCTCGCTGGTGGAGGCCTGGTCGATTATGGATCCACCGCCGGTGGGCATACTCGATCAGCTGTCGCGCATCACGGAGTCGCCGGTGAAGCTGACATCCAGCATTTATTTGCCACAACAGAGCCGTTTGGTCATTGGACGCGAGGATGGCAGCATTGTGATTGTGCCGGCAACACAGACGGTTATGATGCAGCTGCTCGTGGGGATTAAGCAGAACTTCAGTGATTGGCCCTCGCATCAGATACTGTATGGGCATCGCGGACGCGTCAATTGCTTGTTGTGCCCGTCCATGGTGCATCCGCGCTACGAGAAATCCCATCTGCTCTCCGGCG
This window of the Drosophila virilis strain 15010-1051.87 chromosome X, Dvir_AGI_RSII-ME, whole genome shotgun sequence genome carries:
- the sicily gene encoding NADH dehydrogenase (ubiquinone) complex I, assembly factor 6 homolog codes for the protein MRRLLQNSNGQLFVTQIVSRHASSSGASSHVHKPQKEPRKQQQQQPKATTTQTTEAVSREDKFGAKYCMGLVEKFDYENYLTTLLLPKELRPAAFALRAFNVEVSRAVGAQLSEPQIAKLRLKFWYDSIDKCFEPKSSSSYVKDQPVLRELRRTVGTTKLNKLYLRRLVTARERAPNQAFETIRELEDYADQTCSSLLHLLVQLSGIHDIQVDHAASHLGKAQGISMLLRAIPHAGRQQAVCVPLEVLVRHGVSQERILRSQRDDKGVEECIFEVASAANAHLKLTRQLLPQMPRLVRKIFLPAVPTEGYLERLRRARFQLTHPSCIKRDTMLPARLFWKTLFNKY